The Leishmania infantum JPCM5 genome chromosome 28 sequence CCTCTTCCACAATcttgagcagcgccgccttgtCCTTGAACGTCTTGGCGAGGTTCACCATTGTCTTGAAGGCGGCAGTCACTGTCGACTCGATCTCCGCGGCGTCGAGAGTGGTGAAGGCGTCCGCGTGCCAGCGGCGGTACGACTCCTGCCAGGTGTACGTCGTCAGCCACAGATCGCTGTACGGCTTGAACTCCTTATCCAGCTCAAAGACGTTACGGTAGTCGGAAAGCTTGTCTCCAAAGAGGCGCTGGTCGCTGTTGATGGAGCGGGCCTCCTCAATGCACTGCCGAATCTCAATGTTGTGCGTCTTGACCTCAGCCGCCACCTTGTCCGCTTCGGCCGCCTCGGTGTGCTTCGAGAAGGTcgcgacgacgcgctgcagctgttcTACCCTCTTTGAGAACTCCTcctgccgcttctgcagccCAgagtgcagctcctcctggACCTGTTCGAGCTGCTTGCGTACGGCGTGACTGCGCAGGGCCAGCTGGCGAGGCCAGCCAATGGCCTCCCACTTCAGGCGTGACTCGTCGTCGCTGAGCTCAAACTGAAACCCGTCAAGGATGCTGTAGCACTGGCGAACCTCCGCGATGTGCTCCACCAACTCCGCCACCTGCTCTCCCATGCCGTCCATGAAGGCGTACAGTTCGTACAGCTTCTCCGGGCTCTGCGGCGTCTTCTCGATCGTGTTGACCATGCGCGTAAACGCCTCCCGCAcgtgcaccgcctcctccttgccgGTTTTGCCGATGAGCCGCATCACCAGCCgtgccagctcctcctccttcattGACATGAGGTAGCTGAAAGATTGGCAGTCAACGACGAAGTTGCCAACGGTGAGGAAGAGCGGTAGCCGCTCGGCCAGGTTTTTCTTggcgcggaggtgctgcgcgatctCCTCCTTCATCTCGTCCATGCTGTGCCCGGCCTCCGCGTACTTCTTGATGAACTCCGCCTGATCCAGCCGGATGAGCGGGAGGAGCTCATCATACGTGTTCAGGTacgtctgcagcggcaccagcgagGCCCGCACGGCGGTCTGCACACGCTCGCGCAACAAGCAcacgtgctcctcctcctttttcaCCGAGTCGAGGAAGGgcccctcgccgtcgcggttCCAGAAGTATTGCGTCATAACATAGCGCTCCACATGCGGAATGGACTCGGTGCAGGCAATGGCGTCGTTGAATAAATCCACGATGGCCGCCTCGAAGTCGTCGAAGGAGATAGAGTAGGAGAAGTGCCCATCCTTCTCCATCAGGTCGATCGTGAAGAGAGGCTGCTTCTCCACGCAGtcatcggcgtcgctgccgggCCACGCGTTCACCACGTTGTTCATGTCCTGCACCGTCACCGTGAAATCCGACACCTCCTCGAAGAAGTCTGCGAAGGAGTGAAGCGACGAGTACACAAGCTGGAACAGCATGTCCTCCATCATGAACTTGACCGTCACGAAGAATTTCTTTAGCTTCGACATTTCGTAGACGCTCTGCTTCGCCTCGCGCGTGTTCAGCCAGCCCTTCCCCGCCGACTGAAAGCTGCTGACGATGGTCTCGCAGATGCGCGGCAGCCACTCCTCTTTCagctgccgcgacgccgaGGCGAGGTGCTCGCGCTGACACTTCACAAACGACTCCAGAGGCATCTGCCGCTCCTTGGGTAGGTTGAACAAGGAGCCCTCGAGCACCTTCATGCACTCCCGCTGTATCCCTGTCAAcgcctgcaccacctccggctGCGTAAAGTACGTCGCAAACGTAAATGCCTGCTCCTGCTCGTCAAACACAAAGCCGTCGCCCTCCACGCAGATCACCGTGGACGGATCTCCCATGTCGCTGCGGTCGACGGCAAGGTTGGGGCCACGCAAAAGCTCTTCGGGGTCCATGTGGGTAGAGTTGACGACCATGCGAGCCACAGACTCGTCGATGCGGATGCGGTCACGCAACAGCAGACGGTtgtggctgcgctgccactCTAGCGTAATCTCCGATATTAGCCGCTCCACGCGCTCCGCCACGTCGGGGAACTCGGCAGGGCTGAGCTGAGGGATGTCTGtgccgaggtggcgcagccgctctgCCAGCCCGGCGTCCAGCTCTTCGAGGCTCGCCACCAACATCGAGTCGCAGCACAGTCGGTAAAGAATCCACGAGGTCGTCTTCTGGCGCTGCGTGTGAGCGCTGACTAGGCGCTGGACATACACGATTGGATCCTCGGCAAGAAACCGCACAAAGATGCGGGGCAACGTCGCCACCGGCTCGCCGGCCTCCCCGTATGCTGCAGTACCAGTACCGCCCCCGTCCctcgtgccggcggcgccggcgccgtcgctatacgaggagcgcgccgtcgtcggggCGGAGCCCCAATAGAGCCGAATCGTGTTCGTGTCCTCGGCCCATCCAATCACGCGACACGGACGGAGCTCAAAGAAGTCCTGGTCTTTGCAGTAGTACACCCCCTCCGCTGGAAGAAAGCGAGACGCCTGCGTTGGTGCCATggccgccatcgccatcCACTCAGACGGATTGCGGCAGTCGTAAGAAGTGTCGTCGAAGATCTCCAGCGGCAGGCTCTGCGCACTACGACGCGCCAGTGCCTCCCAGGTGAGCCCACTGACCTGCAAAAGACGGTCAACGCACTCACTGTCGTAcagtcggcggcggcgctcgatCTCGACGTCGCGTGGCATGCGGCCCCGCTTGTAGGCGTACGGCACCTGCACCTTCGGTTCGAAGGTGCCGAGGCTCGCCGTCGGAAACCGCAGAGCGGACTCTTTGTACACGCTGCTAACCGGTagagcagcgagggcagTGGCTGCCCCGGTGTCAGCGTtgccggtggcagcggcgctacTCTCCGACgctgcgaaggcggcggcattCGTGCTTCGCTGCGCGTCACGATGGTGGCTCTCCATCATTGACCCGCGGACTGGCGCAGTctgctccacctcgtcgccTGTCGCCACGGTGGTGGCACCGCTCTGAGGGCGAAGAAAGCTTTGCAGCATATCTTCGAGTGTTACAGCGTCGGTGATGCGTGCGAAGTTAGGAGCGTGTGCTGCAGGCAGGAACTCGCTCCcgctgaaaaaaaaacttgTATTAAGCCCGAAAGAGCTCCGCGTCTGGCAGCAACGCTGCTGAATGCTCCGCGATGACGCCCGTGCGCGTGTCAACTCTGGAGTGCTCTCTTGTGGGCCAGCGCACACGGGTACCGCTTGAAGTCCCTAAGAAAGCCGCTCGTGGCGTTGAGCGATATTAGGggcgcgctgcggcaacgcgccgaGGATTGAGGTGAGAGGCGGCCCGTAGCGGTGACAGCAACGgcaaagaggggggaggaggggggattCAATAAGATCCAAAACAGAGAAACGCAAGCTGCAGAGAAGACGAAACAATCAAAAGAAAGATCCAGCTtccgcatgcacacgcgcacgcacagagaagTGATTGTGAGCTCAAACCGGAACCTCTGCAAGCAGCCAAAGACGAAAAATGAAATGgtcaaacaaaaaaaaacgtctATGTACACAAACGGCTGCTCGCAATGAAGGACCTCTCTCACCACCgacgcggagagagaggcgaaggagagTGAGGAAGACACGTCGTTGGCTCACAGCCTGTCAGAAGTTAGACAAGTCCCTTGTCTGCTCCGTCTGCGGTGTAAGCGTTCTGCTCCAAAGATATTCCACACCTGATCCGTGCGTCGGTcagcgtgtgcacgtctgAGCCGTCtcacggtgctgcaggaggggAAGGTTCGAATTAAGGAGAGAGgaacgggggagggggggggtgaagtGGGTTGTGCGAGCacagaggtggagagagagagaacaaagTAGAGCGGTGCGCGGCGTGTGAGCTGCCATTGAAGACACCCAAGCATGCATTATGCAGATGTGCCTTTCACCAACACAGGTCCTCAAACGTCCATGGGAGGTAGGCGTAGAAAAGAAAGCTACGACATGACAGAGGCGTGCACCATCCATAAACCTAATCCGCTTTGCCCAATGCGATGCACCGCCGATCGAAAGCGgctcccttcccccccccacctctgcCTGTCACGCCCGACGGAGGAAAGCGGCGAGAAAACGAGGGAGTCTTCCGACAGTCCAGAAAGAGCTGCAGAGGCCACTGTCCGCCTATGCGACCAgttatttttttttcagctTCTGTTTCCAGGGTTGTTGCAGTAGAGGCGCCCGCCAAGCatcgccaccatcaccatcagCACGCATGACGCATACATCCACAGCGTGTGGGAGAATGAGAAAGATagcaacagagagagagagcgagagactGGTTGGTTGGCGGGGTTGTTAGACGGGAACGGTGGCATACGAGAGGCATCCAAAGACACGACAAAAAAAGGTgagaaaaacaaacaaacgaAATCGTACAGGCAACAACAAGCACGTCCGACgacacgcgcaggcacaggcacgggcacgcacacacacgcctgcaGAAAGAAGTGCTCTGTAGCACCTCTCCTGATACCTCTAGGAGAGTTTCTTCAGAATCTTGTTCGCCTCGCTGGCGACgaggcgcatgtgcgtgcagtcggcggcgttggccAGCACTGACATGACGCGCGAATCGCACTTGAGTTCCTCGAGCACGTCGCGCGAGGTGGACTCGCACGACGTGGACAGAGCTGTCAGCAGGCTCACGGCTACGGCACGCCTCGCCGATGACAGAAGCGCATTGGACAAGGCCCCTGCCCACATCGCGATTGCGGATGCCGAGGTGAGGTCATTGCGGGCCGTTGACGAAAGACGGGCAAAGTCCTCTATCACGGAAGCGGCGGACTCCATCAGAGCAATACTGTTGGCTGTGTCTGCGCAAATGGGCAGCAAGACAGAGCTGATGGAGTCCGCCTGCACACAGCTGGCGCACTGTGCCGTCACCCGTGATGACGAGTCCCCcgccacgcggcgcaccaccaccgccaagAGATTGCAACACATTTCCACCAGCGGCTCATTCCTGCCCGTGGCGGCGGACGCGAGCGTCTCAAGGGCCAGCGCGCACAGTCCCTGGCGCACGACGTAGTTGAAGATATCTACCCGCTGGCTcaccagcaggcagaggTGGATAAAAGAGAGCGGATAGTACATGTCGCCGCCATCCCCGCTTCCATTCACGTAGTCCATTATGTGGCCCAATAGCTGCTCAGATACGAGGCCGGAGAGTTTGCTCTGAGCCATCTCGCCGCACGTCACGAGAAGCCGCATTGTGTTCGTGGGGATCGGGCTTGTCTCTtgcaagagagaggcaacattcggcgccaccgcgttCAGCACCTGGCGCGCGGCCGACGTGGCGCCACTGCTTTCCttgcgcgtcgccgtcacctcGGCAGAGATGGGCACCATGGCAGACGTCAAGAAACGAATAGCAGTGAAGCGGCCGCTCGCCTCCTTGCGTCGCAGCATTTCTGCGTAGGAAGTGGCGAGGTACAGGCATATGTTCTCTTGAtaccgcagcacctcctcggGGCTCTCGACAAAGCGGTCGGCGATGCGGTTGAATTCGTCCCGGTAGGTGCCGTAGATCGTGTTGTTCATGGCCTTGTCAATGCAGGTCGAGAGGCTCTGGAAGACATCCTTTTGAAagtcgatgccgctgcgcacggcggagctgttcagcagctgctgaatggcggcgaggtgcgtcgccgtcgaggtCGAAGACACTCGGCGCGCAATGCTCGCGAGCTTCTCAGACACGAACCAGCCAAGGAAGGCCGACAAGgctgcgccacagcgctTCACGTACGAGTCCGCGTCGCGAACGAGGCGATCGAGGAAGGCGACGATGCGGCTGTTGAGGATTTGGCAGATGGTGCTCccgccgacgcagccgaTAAGCATCACAAAGAGCAGCGTTTTGCCGTAGACAGCGACTGACGCCTGCTCGATCGCCTCGCTCAGGTGCTCAAGCAAGTCCTCACTCACGAATAACGCGTTGCCGACAACCTCCTCCGCATCCTCAACGCTGAGCGAGGACGTCAAGGCACAGCCTCggcggccactgccgcagccgccgctgctgtgcgagTCAAAAGAGGCCTGCGACCACAATCGAGCAAACGGGCTTTGTAGCGTCACCAACCCCTTTACAATGGCGTAGTTAAGGAACGTTAGCAAGATCTGCATCGGGTGCGTGAGAGTGGATCGCTGCATCACGGTCGCGTACGACGTCACCGGCAGCCACCTGCACTGCATGACAGCGAGGATCAGCTCGTCCTTCACCATGGCGAGCTTGAACGCCGCGCACACTGCATCGGAGCGCATGTCCTCGCTCCGACCCTCCACCGACGGAAGCGCGAACACGgccagcagcttctccacaAAGACGGGGTCGGCAAAAAGCTCCAGCGTCATCTCCTTCTGCGGAGTGGATGCCATGTTCTCGATCATCTTTGCCGCATAATGCTTCAgcacgtcgtcgtcggagTCCAACGCCCAGGTGTAGATGCGCTTCACCGTGGCCGGCTGCACGTTCCACATGGCGCGCTGCCTCTTCTGCTGGACGGCGATGTAGAAAAGAAACTCACCGATGCATGCGATCAGCTTGCGCTTCACAGGCACATCTGTTTCGTCTTCAAACAACTGCATAATGTCTGGCAGGATAGACGACGAGGCCACTTCCGACGTGATAAAGGCCGTTGTGCGCACCAAAAGCCCCATAatgagcgctgccgctgcgcgaaaGCCCGCCGGCGCATCCTTGCGGCCCGCGTGCTTCACACACAGCCGCATCACGGAGCTGTTAACCGAGGCGCGTGCCACCTCCGCGTCACCGCAGAGCGAAATGACGTAGTTCATGGTGTTGAGTACATTATCGTAACCGCTGCTCAAGTTGGAGAGGGCCAGGTAGAGCGAGCGGAAAAACGCGGTGTGTTCCTTACCCGTCAAGCTGTTGatctccgccgccgtcagcgccgtaAAGCCTAGAGTGGAGATGTCGTACGACGGCTCGGGCGTGTACTCGATGCGGCTATTGTTGCTCAGAGGACGAATGTGCTGATCCGTAtgatgggggaggaggtCGCTGATTGTGAGGtgacgcagcgcctcgctcgcgAAGAGATGCAAGTTCGCCTCGGTCGGGCGGTCCTCCTTGGCGCCGGAGTTGGTCGCGTACGCGGTGCGTCCGCCTTCGTACGCTATGGCGGCGCTACCAGACGCTCGGCTGCTTGCCGCGCCGCGTCCCTTGCTCACGCGGTGCCTTTGTGGGTCACCGCCACTGTTTTTTGATTCGCTGAGACGACTGCGGCGAGAGGACGCAACGGCACTTGAGGAAGAGCCGTTGGCGTTGAAGGTATTCGACGCCGCTGAGGCCGTGGATGGGCAGCCGGGCACCAGGCTGCCGTGCGCGGTGGTGACATGGAttgttgtgtgtgcggcaCGCTCCTGTGTCCGCTCAGGTAGCCGTtccagcagcatcgccgcgcTTGCGGTGAAGTCCAGCTCCTTTGCGACGTTcaacgtcgccgccgctcgctccctctcctccacatTGTGCGTGGAAGCATTTGAtttcgctgccgccacggcgtgcgccactgccgcgcgCACATCGGCGTCCGTCCAATTATACTGACTCGCGGCGCGTCCAGAACGCGAACGCCTGTAGTCCTCCCACGCCACCTGAGATGGAAAGCCGttgctcggcagcggcaagggcTCATCCCAGAACTCGCTGCGCACGACATCGGCCCACGTGTAGCGCTTCAAAGGGTCTTTTTCCAGAAGGCCGCACAAGAGCGTTTGAAAAGACTCCGGCGCACCGGGCACCGTTGGCGTCGGACTCGTCAGTATGTCGTTCAGTAGCGTCTCGAGGTCGGATGCTGCAAAAGGCGGCTTGCCTGTCGCCAGCTCGTGCAGCACGCAACCGAAGGACCACAGGTCTGATGCCATCGAGTACAACGGGCGATCCTCCATGAACAACTCGGGGGCCATGTACAGTGGCGTCCCCAccagcggccgcgtcgccgcgtcgTGGAAGAGACAGGCTAAGCTAAAGTCGTGGAAGCGCAGCATTGCTGCGGAGTCCATCAGCAGATTACGAGTCTGCAAGTCGTTATACACGACACCCTTACTGTGGATATGCATGAGGCCCATCGCCACATCACGGCCAAATGCCTGGACCGCCTGAGTGGTGAGATTAATGTTCGAGCGGAGGATCGTGCTCATGTCTCCGCCGGTGCAGTACTCTGTAATGATCCACAAGTGATTGTTGGTCTCATACCAGTTGTGGAACTCTATGACGTTTGAATGGTGCATTGAGCGTAACAGCTGAACGCAGTTCACGACGCGCTCCCGTCGCTTCTTGTCGATGGAGGCAATCGCGTAGAActcggtggtggtgcgatAGCGGCCCTTGTAAATGGTGCTGAAGGCACCTTGGCCGATCTCGTCATTAAGTACATAGTTGTTCATGATGCGTGATCGCGGCGCGCCTTTTTCGTGCCACCTCAGTGCAGATGCATGTATGGCGGCTTTCAAGAGAGGGGTGGACTACGGAGATCGGGGAAAGAGggcgcagaggaagagaggggggacaAGGACAATGAATGCAGCGGGGCGGTGAGAACAAAACAAGGCAaacgtatatatatatatagttaTAATGAAAGCCGCTATACAGATCTGTAAGAACGAAtgtgcacagagagaaagagggagaagtgGTAGGGAAGGAGCGGAGGTGAGGGGTTGGGGCAAATAAGAAATAAAaaagcggcggcacacacacacacacagccctGCACACAAAATAGGAGAACAAACAGGACGATGAAGTGCgacagaggcggtgcgcacagagaaagagagcaacagcgagagaggggggaagagagagggcgtggACGGGCAAATACACgcacgtatgtgtgcgtgtgtgtgtgtgtgtgtgtgtgtgtgaagaaCTGCGTAAGCgcaggcgtgtgcgtgcgttggtTGTACGGGcggaaaaggggagaggagcgAAGCAGAGAAAACGAAGCCACTGTCACTTAGTTTGACTGcttcttcgttttcgttttttcttttcgtgcgcgtgtgtgcgtgtgtgagctCTGACTAAGAGCGACCtagaaaagggggagagggccgAGATGCGTTGAGGacaggaagagcagcagagacCCACAGACTGGGATGCAGCCGACGCCACACGCGCTACAACACGGCAAACAAAAtcacaagagaaaaaagagaggaaaggaatGAAGATGGTGGCAAACGACTGCTCACGGGCGCACAGACTCGTACTCGTGTGCCTGATAGACGGAGTGGAATGCCTCAAAGGATATGAGGGGTCGAAGAGAGAGCAGTGGACTTcgccgcacacgccgtcGTGCGAAGCGggcgagaaaaaaaaaacttgaATAAACGTGCAGTGGAGCTACCAGTGTGGCTGCGTATGCAAATGTGCGTATGCGTATGTATCTACGTGGGTATGCGCACACCctgtgggggaggggggggtgcaccCGCGCGTTAATACGCCTCTCGTCACGATCGAGCGAGACAGAGATGTAGCACACCCAAATCAAAGCGAATAAACAGcgacgcacgtgcacgtgtcCGTTTCCGGTAGCCCGGGGCACAGGGAAAGGAGCACGCGGGTGAGCGAGTTTCGGT is a genomic window containing:
- a CDS encoding putative protein kinase, which encodes MNNYVLNDEIGQGAFSTIYKGRYRTTTEFYAIASIDKKRRERVVNCVQLLRSMHHSNVIEFHNWYETNNHLWIITEYCTGGDMSTILRSNINLTTQAVQAFGRDVAMGLMHIHSKGVVYNDLQTRNLLMDSAAMLRFHDFSLACLFHDAATRPLVGTPLYMAPELFMEDRPLYSMASDLWSFGCVLHELATGKPPFAASDLETLLNDILTSPTPTVPGAPESFQTLLCGLLEKDPLKRYTWADVVRSEFWDEPLPLPSNGFPSQVAWEDYRRSRSGRAASQYNWTDADVRAAVAHAVAAAKSNASTHNVEERERAAATLNVAKELDFTASAAMLLERLPERTQERAAHTTIHVTTAHGSLVPGCPSTASAASNTFNANGSSSSAVASSRRSRLSESKNSGGDPQRHRVSKGRGAASSRASGSAAIAYEGGRTAYATNSGAKEDRPTEANLHLFASEALRHLTISDLLPHHTDQHIRPLSNNSRIEYTPEPSYDISTLGFTALTAAEINSLTGKEHTAFFRSLYLALSNLSSGYDNVLNTMNYVISLCGDAEVARASVNSSVMRLCVKHAGRKDAPAGFRAAAALIMGLLVRTTAFITSEVASSSILPDIMQLFEDETDVPVKRKLIACIGEFLFYIAVQQKRQRAMWNVQPATVKRIYTWALDSDDDVLKHYAAKMIENMASTPQKEMTLELFADPVFVEKLLAVFALPSVEGRSEDMRSDAVCAAFKLAMVKDELILAVMQCRWLPVTSYATVMQRSTLTHPMQILLTFLNYAIVKGLVTLQSPFARLWSQASFDSHSSGGCGSGRRGCALTSSLSVEDAEEVVGNALFVSEDLLEHLSEAIEQASVAVYGKTLLFVMLIGCVGGSTICQILNSRIVAFLDRLVRDADSYVKRCGAALSAFLGWFVSEKLASIARRVSSTSTATHLAAIQQLLNSSAVRSGIDFQKDVFQSLSTCIDKAMNNTIYGTYRDEFNRIADRFVESPEEVLRYQENICLYLATSYAEMLRRKEASGRFTAIRFLTSAMVPISAEVTATRKESSGATSAARQVLNAVAPNVASLLQETSPIPTNTMRLLVTCGEMAQSKLSGLVSEQLLGHIMDYVNGSGDGGDMYYPLSFIHLCLLVSQRVDIFNYVVRQGLCALALETLASAATGRNEPLVEMCCNLLAVVVRRVAGDSSSRVTAQCASCVQADSISSVLLPICADTANSIALMESAASVIEDFARLSSTARNDLTSASAIAMWAGALSNALLSSARRAVAVSLLTALSTSCESTSRDVLEELKCDSRVMSVLANAADCTHMRLVASEANKILKKLS